Genomic segment of Apostichopus japonicus isolate 1M-3 chromosome 8, ASM3797524v1, whole genome shotgun sequence:
acggacggacggactgATTACTAATGTAATTTCCAAAACACTACAAAAGAAGGCGTATAACACTGTATCCAACATAATAACCGTTTTATAAAGCTGTCGAAAGGGTATGGATGAGAAAGAACAGAGTCTGAGAAATAGATTGCCCAGGAAGAAAACTAAACTGACTAATGAATATTAAGCTTTATATAGTAAAGAATTGAAAAGTGTGGTAAATAAGGAATCGGCCTCCATATTATCATgataaaaaatacagaaaatccGCGTCTAAACTCGAGTGCTATACATTCCTGAAAACGTCTCATatgaagaattttcatttgTCTGTTTACAGGGTGCTCTTAGAGGCTCGCTAGAAAGCTTCTCGTCCGAACTgatgaaaacaaaggaaatcaCAGAAATATTTTTCCTCTCTGTAAGTGCTCTGTATGCTGAAAGTGCATTAGGGTTGCATCTGAAAAATCTTCATTGTGAGACAAAAAAAGATGCCCTGCTCTATAGTAATGGAATTTTGCTGTGCATTCTGTAGTAATGAGATCCATAGAAAATTTCTCTAAACAATACGTATCACGTGACTTTGACCAGTGGGAACAGTACCTTTCTGCTACGCTGAATGATGTCAGGGGTTTTAGACAATGTGGCGACGTCCTCCTAAAGCTGCACATGGAAATCATCGTTCGGGTAAAGAAGAGGCGAGATCAAACAGTGGAATTGAAAGCTGAACTAACGAATCTCACCGAAgaaatggaaagaaagaaaatggaattgGAAAATTCTGTTGAGAAGCAAAAACAGTGGGCATTTTATCTCTTATTCGTTCCAGGGATAAATATCATTGCTTCTCCTCTTCTCTATATGCGTGCAAACATTGACGAAAGAAGAGTGGAAGCAGAGGGCCATGAAACTAAAATCAATAGATCGGCTCTCGCTATGGTGAATACAACCATGATTCCCTTCTTAGATATTTTTACTCATAGCCTTAATGCTGTAGCTGGTTCCTGCAAAGCCATTGAACAAGATATCTTGTCTTTTGAAGGCAAAAATAAGAGGTGATGAAACTCCACCAGGAAATGCATTACAAGGTAATGAAAAGACAATCAACCgaaatcaaagaaaattgtACAGCATTTTTGAACATGGTTCGAAAAGTACGATGAGACTTTCAGTCTATGCAAAGTACGTCTTTGGACAGATCACATAAAATCTGGCTAAATAGACAGCTGGATAATATAACGTGTAATTATCCCGAACAGATCACTGGACAGCTGCGAAACATGCTCAGTTATTGTAGAGACGCAACATCCGAATATACTGCGATTGAAGGATATATGTATGGTTATGGTGCGGTCCCAGTGCCGACCTTGCGCTACTCGACCTACTCGACCTGAAGGTCGAGTTGGAGGTCGAGTTGGTCGAGTTTGAGATCGAGTTAGGTCGAGTCAGGTCGAGTTAGGTCTAGTCAAGTCTACTaagtttttgaaaaatttttgacatgtcaaaaattttggccgaTTTCCTCATCGACCTTGTGTCGGAGATGGGGTCGAGACCAGGTCGAGATATAGGTTGAGGTAGGTCGAGAATAGGTCGAGAATAGGTCGAGGTAGGTCGATTAGAGGTCGGGTTCGAGGTCGAGCTGTCCTGACATGCCGATCTGTGTTCGCCTCTGAATCGATCTGTACAGACTTGTTCTCGACCTTAACTCGACCTGGGGTCGACCAGAAGTCGACCAACTCGACCTGAAGCCGACGTATCTCGACCTCAGCTCGACCAGAAGTCGACCAACTTGACCTGAAGCCGACGTATCTCGACCTCAACTCGACCATATCATCTTCTCTTGCCATGGGACAGCTCCTGGGCCAATGAAATAGTCCTTCAAATAGTTTCTTTGGTTGGCGCCATCTAGTGTAGTAACGTTCCTTGCACCCCGGTGATCCCCATCAAGCAGCTGCGTGCAGAAGCGCCACTCCCCTGGGGTGAATGAAGAGTCCTCATTCTCCTGGTCTATGAGGTTCATCTGGCCGTCCCGGTTTCTTGTCCTCAGTATGTTGTGTAAAGTGACGCAGGCCAGGGTTATCTGTTCAGCTCTGTCTGGAGTGGTATTGAGGAAGCCGAGGATGATCTGGAACTTCATAGCCATAATCCCGAAGGCGTTCTCCACCACTCGTCGTGCCCTTGATAGTCTGCAAAATTcacaaagtaaacattttaagtCAAATGCATAAATTCAAAAACATTTACTTTGACATAATATTATCTTTACCTAGATAGTAAGTTTTATTAGGATTTAGTTATGGAAAAGAACATTTACCTGTAGTTGAAGATCTGCTGATCGGGGGCCATCTGACGCCTGGAAAAGGGTTTCATCATCCAAGGGCGGAGCGGGAAGGCATCGTCGCCGATGATGAAGTATGGCACGTCAACATCACCTCCAGGAAGTGGGCAGGGACGGGGGAATCCGAGGTCATCGCCCTCGATCAGGTCTCGCAGCTGTGAATGGTTGAAGATCTGGGCGTCTGATGCTGACCCTTCAGCCCCGACATTGACCCACAGGAACTTGTAGTCAGCATCCACAAGTGCTAGCAAGACAATGGAGAAGAAGTTCTTGTAGTTGTAGAAGAGGGATCCGCTCTTGGGTGGCTTCTTGATGCGTATGTGTTTGCCATCAAGCGCTCCCAGGCAATGTGGGAATTGCCACCTCTCCTCGAAAGCACGGGCTAAAGCATCCCATCTGTTCTGATCCCGCTCATCTGACAGATACTCATCTTTGAAGGCGTCGATGATGGCCTGTAGCACCCCGGGGATGAATGTACAAATGGTGTTTCTGGCGACTCTGAACCCGTACTGCAAGTCAGCGTGTGATGCCCCTGTTGCCAAGTGACGTAGCGTTACCGCCAGCTTCAGTCCAGGCTCCAAAGGAAACCTACAAATACAGATAATTTTAATAAACATCCTGAATAACAATCAGACTTGTAGTGTGAGTACAATAGCTGAGTACGAGTACAGGACCTATTTGCTGATCGTGAGTACGAATACGAGTACATAGCCCAGATTACGAGTACGAGTTGCACTAGCGTCAAGTTCCAAAAATCCTGAGTACGAGTACGGGAACATTTTAAAATTCACGAGTATGAGTACAGCATTACTTCGTTGCATGTGTACTCGAGTACGGACTCACTACAAATCTGATAACAATCATAAGTAACAATTCCATACAACATTTCATAACATCTATTTAAACAAACAACATGCATAAGTATGGTAGGTTTTTGTACTCACATAAAGTTGGTGGTCTTCTTGGTGATAGCTGGAGATATCCTGTCGAGTATGTACCCAAACGTGTCAGCATCTACTCTCAGGAAATTACGGTAACATCTGGAGTCCTCTCTGTTGAGCTCGACCAATAGATGCTCGTACTGCCCAAAGAGGGGTCGTCTGGCCAGCCAGTCTCTGACCACAAGTCTTCGCCTCCTGGCCCTCCGACGTCAGCGGC
This window contains:
- the LOC139971941 gene encoding uncharacterized protein isoform X1 — protein: MFIKIICICRFPLEPGLKLAVTLRHLATGASHADLQYGFRVARNTICTFIPGVLQAIIDAFKDEYLSDERDQNRWDALARAFEERWQFPHCLGALDGKHIRIKKPPKSGSLFYNYKNFFSIVLLALVDADYKFLWVNVGAEGSASDAQIFNHSQLRDLIEGDDLGFPRPCPLPGGDVDVPYFIIGDDAFPLRPWMMKPFSRRQMAPDQQIFNYRLSRARRVVENAFGIMAMKFQIILGFLNTTPDRAEQITLACVTLHNILRTRNRDGQMNLIDQENEDSSFTPGEWRFCTQLLDGDHRGARNVTTLDGANQRNYLKDYFIGPGAVPWQEKMIWSS
- the LOC139971941 gene encoding uncharacterized protein isoform X2 — encoded protein: MFPLEPGLKLAVTLRHLATGASHADLQYGFRVARNTICTFIPGVLQAIIDAFKDEYLSDERDQNRWDALARAFEERWQFPHCLGALDGKHIRIKKPPKSGSLFYNYKNFFSIVLLALVDADYKFLWVNVGAEGSASDAQIFNHSQLRDLIEGDDLGFPRPCPLPGGDVDVPYFIIGDDAFPLRPWMMKPFSRRQMAPDQQIFNYRLSRARRVVENAFGIMAMKFQIILGFLNTTPDRAEQITLACVTLHNILRTRNRDGQMNLIDQENEDSSFTPGEWRFCTQLLDGDHRGARNVTTLDGANQRNYLKDYFIGPGAVPWQEKMIWSS